The DNA segment tctcccaggatacTTTGCAGGCATAAAAAAACtaatcttgaatgggaaaggtacttagtgggcatagcatataggcagctcaatcagtgatatgctttccactcataaaccggtctgggaatcagggttcttgtcctattatccaatctggctcagcaagttcccaaggctgtgtagaataggtttgtttcccagcctagggtcacatgttggtggtggaccaggctcttgttcttgttccctgtttcagacttgtcccaaagtaaacagtttcttcctATAGGATCTCTCTTTTCCATCAcctaactgacttggtgtccaaaggcatgagcccagagtaataggaactgtctataacCAGGATCCAAAAGAACCGTTTTCTCCCCAGAATATGATTGTGCCAGGGATCTTTTGAGTAAGAAAAGgctgactagttgaaggacaaaaGCTTGCATAGATTATCTCACACtagttcatggaagggctgcaccacaAAGGACCTTTTCATTCtacagcagatggacatcaggatagcttctcccttcagggctgctctgaggaccactacaaCCCTGAGCACCCTAGACTCTGTGGATAACTCCTCCTTGTTCTGGAAGCCTTGGGTCAAAGAggacttcttttccactttctgaacatggcttctaacagactaaaccaattttatactaccagaactgtctgaaggtcctcatttctctcAGCCCCCACTGAGGCTGATTGAGACACAGGTCGGAATaaccatgcatacacaaaaagaaacacacagatacacagtcacagacacagacacacacaagcacacacagacttattcacataaaatcataactgagcagaaaacaatgaggtatctgttatggttcaggaccaagataattcagactatgcagaggtgatgtttcaagggagacccaaggACTCTGTGATTATTTTAGAGGAATAAAAAGCACTAGAGAAGCCGggtcatagtggcacactcctttaatcccagcacttgggaggcagaggcaggcagatttctgagttcgaggccagccgggtatacagactgagttccaggacagccagtgtgaaCAGAGAATACCTGTCTGGGTGGGTTGGCGGGGGAGGAGGGAAACATCTAACAAAAATCACTAGAGAACACTCTTCTTGGTCAGAATTGAAGGCATATATTAAGAATTTTTTTCCtgaagcctcagaaatcacacagcaaacctgagcctgtgagaagcctctctgtcatctctggtcatccagccaactccagactctaaggcccaggaatgaccactccaacagaactcaaagaaaattggactgacaagctgctactcaggctctctcagtgtgaaccaagatatatgaagcctgaagaGTCCATTTTGAGATAGAGGGAAAAAGGGGAGAATAGAAAAGCCGCCAAAAGACAGCAaggaaatccacttatttgtcaattacacaaggctgtcatccctgcaaactatttcctacctagaatctcacaagatccctgtaaagcaaatgagctacaggcctttacttcttccttcaaagctcttgctattctcaagaagggctccaacacagcatccttcaaacttaaggcatgtAGAGTTGTGATGTGTAAACAACCTATCCCCCTTAGTGattctagcagagcaggaacatttgcatgccaaatatgcagtttcttgaaccaggctacctcGACAGAGAAccctgtagatgatcacataaacaaacacttggaggaaacataggtgagtgcctggagaagttggtggactattacatttgattgtctatgtttatgtttagacatgagggccatctgcctctgatacacatcatcctacctgctgttccttggcacttgggacacagatgttcttgctggcctcctcagagAACCACTTTTCTTCCCACAGGACACTTgtggccagcctgctccaccagcagccttctgttctcattcagtaatatccttacGTTTTCGTGgagttgagtgcactcacggaggaggtggtcctccttaatgctgatccacaaagaaaaattggtgattcccagccagattccattggcttgccactcctacaagtcctatgatccctgcaagggccctgattcccagacatacccagaagagtccacagttacatagcagcaccaaacagaggcaggtcatatcaatataccagccatattccacaggactcaacaaacttctAAAAACCCCACACCAAGAGTGCACCCTATACATCACAAAAGAGGAAATGTTcctcatggttgattataggtctgtggtaccataaaaccttcagcagggagagggcttagcccctctgagagagGTGAGACGACCAAACAGGTGTGCACTCCTTACATCTTTGTTgggaatcctagatcttttaatctgtggtcagaaccccagaggttcagggttcctggatattcccagcgtggtggaaacgttttctatgtagaggatcttgaatttggaaaaataaagattggagggtcttggacactcttcacacttaggactCCTGTGTCtaagaggtacaaatccaaggCCCTTGCTTCGGGGCAGGGTTCCTTGATAAAAACAGATAGCATAGAACCAGAacccttgcttttgttcaaagtcctaaaaggacagaagcattccctgcctagttctgggggtctcagttgtgtcactgactcacctgtaggaatagttatcttctatcagttccttggagtactgcatggaaccaattatggactggatcattttattcatatccaatattgtcttctcatgttgtgatttaatgatgttgaattcagtgttcatcctgtgttagggcatggcccaagaagcaaataatctgctgaattaaggattcaataatcatgtgcaaacaggctatatcatggactacccaagacatgtgcatgccacatcctggctcattcaaaatgggtcccctaggtgctaattaaacttactatcctgggtagaggacagcagagccaggggaccaaatggagctagctgaccttcaagaGCTTCCCGGGCAAGCATGTAGGAATAAAGTACTTCTATGATAATTTTacactacactgtgccacaggcatgggtccagtagatatctgtaatgactttcctcttatttttaaggcagggattctcatttcttggttcctgttgttatgtgaattcccagaggacacaactagtatttagaggagaaaggctttatcacacctcctcccccagtagattcctgtgtgacaccaaggaaacaccaggagcaaacttccctggtgatcactttggacctctatggactcaacactaacaggacctgcaaactgtgcaacacacaaatcctcagaccccatcaaaggtcccagagccccagtcctgaacaaaacacatacaactatgttcacacacagagacataattagaatgccaaataaatccaaggaggtgccatctctcagaatataatgaacaatatcagagtaaagccttgaagcctgaaggcattgcattcacacactgagagacagtaagtgtgagcaggtccttctagctgtttacagcaacaatcagaatgcaaaaaccccaagggcaagtacaaaagaagatgataataaacacacagcaccttgtttatccaacaattaaacacctgtcagggctacttaattgaatgatgggagatgacgcactccattcatggaaggaaattgggttaacagatggcacaatacagtCAACAGGATACTGGGCATAATTCgtacctgtagttcaaatcctcataTATGTAAAGGTCcaggattccacacatttcctccatgtcattgctgatcttcctcatatccaatttcaattcttctagttcatttatttttgatctcTTCTTAGTGATTTTGGAATTctgggttgaagtatttctagcagaccctgcagatagataaacacaaaagaatttgcatacttgatggcccaggcgcaggggagaccattctgagtcccaagaagaagatggaggaagagaaagataaagacagggtgaatccaaaaagagcagaaaagctatcttccagctggtttgctaagctatgttcctcttcctaaccaccattgtcagacatatgccacactccctgttaCAGGCCCCGTTGCCTTGAAATTTATaagctgcctcagacataaagatatggggaacattgtcaggtcatacCAGATGGGATGCAGGGAAATCCTAAAGTTCATAGTGCTTATCACTATCAAGCACTAATTAATCatgtgtcttcaaatccaaaaTGTCTGAGACCTCACCACATGACATGgccaggggagcatccttctctgttcttttcatcagagactcaagttacctacagtaatctggaagatgaagtgcttcaaatcccttccatgaaaggacacactgttattctcatagtgcccACTCCTCACAATCtttgccactcaaaatgaaattaaatagctcccacaaaagtagctgcaggtttatcatttcctggctctgtcatactaatcatcagaaattcttgaaTCTTTGTATGACATTGACAAAGTCCAAGGTttcagcttgtaagacctactcctggaaggcccagctcaagcctacctctaccaggaagttccccatctctgcccaggactcactgtgccttctccagaatgatttccttcttcctttttcatgagaatggattccctcttccttctctgttggtctggtctctccttcatcgccattctctttctgacatagcctgagcagccaggaaaacattcctgctggtgaacccagagcaaacagaagggatgaaccacaggcagttgctgtcaccacaacacaggtgacaacacagaagattctagttctatcctagataaaagagattctccaaggaagccattactgatgatgtcactagcaactgccatgaccAACCTGCTAACTAGTTCTGCccagcttggtccttttctggggtgcctctcctggagcctctcatggacccgtgggatcccctttcgcaacctctccttccaaagctggagaattctaactgcttcattagatgtcatgtgcttttaagggggaacgttggttaggactctgacatgcATAAGAGATTTTGTTAGCACCCAAATCTCTAGGAATTGTGGATTTAGTAGAtgtttcacaaaaataaatataccagctgtgtcaattattgtgacatacactccaatttcccagggatttcctgtctcacagaggcaaatatctttctcctataggtttaattgtacaaaacatggacaatattttctaacggtgtattccttgacagagggcattttttcatatatatatacatgagtttcacaaaatctctggtttacaacCATATCATTTACAAAGAAAACTCCCTACTCTTTTGAACATACGGAATCATctacagggcaaatataaatggtaaacttgctgtcccttcttcaaaacattatcctgcacatgctcccattctcaaatacaaccagacaatttaagtgggcatcAGAGAGTAATGGTCATCCTGGACTGTAAATTACTTCATTGTAGCCTCATAGCAATTActtctccaatatctgtcttcctgaattgctaagttgagaaatgagggtgttgcaggttgtaacgtcatactgtactcacagcaaaTATAATACTCAGAAGGTAGGGCTGGGAGTGCAATGACCTGAATTGAGATGAAtcctcaattttaatgtgtctataaggtcaggttgctgtccctttggcattatcatctctggcttttgtgttcttatgctggctttgCTGAACCTGTGCTACAATACCCCCTAACCTCACAGatttaagagtgaaaaatcatgtatatcttctttcagaaaacatctgaatttcactaccttcttgagccacacaatatcaatatgcagagctcaaaaatcagggggagataggtgatggcttcaaagatgacggctttttcttacaattagggcgcatattttttttccaatgtgatttttccttttctctttcagtaagggtggcttgtgtgtttgctggcctaaagggtCCTGGATCCAACAACACGGGGCTTACTCTATAGaggctcaattttaccaagaaaaggattgttatAGAATCATGAGTTGACAGCAAGAAGGTCAACTACActgtcttaggtccagctgacctggtataggactgacaacctgagctatctgaggaaaggaagcagcatgcagtgtcacacagctctctctgatgcaaactgctggaattggaatagggatgtttgtttgtttgtatgtttggttgtttattataaaaacaaaaaaaaagttaggcagagttggtacatgccagtaatctcagcactcaaaagggttttaaagaattgttgttgtttgtattcctgttgcttttattagttttgttttgaactctcccagctatttgcactggacccagacaattaagcccatgctctgtacagtcctattcTGTAATCCTGattcatgttaatcagtgattttattcttagcaaccactcctcagatgatctaattactcactttcaaataaggaaaacagtcatacagacattagttaacttgtatgatCTCACGTAACctactcatcatgactgtagagtggcatcccaatctttggaatacccaagcttctatttttgagatgaaaGGCATCTGTCGAATACTCGCTATCTGGTATGGTAGAGGACCTGGAAAGGCTGCCACCCGAAGGCTAAGACTGcccctccagtgcctctgaagcctgaggcagaggtcagccaacaacacaggaacacttggccacagccagttcaggactgtactttggatgagccctgagacctggattaacagaggtttccagagttctggtaaaagtgagcacaaacacttagacttgaggagaataatggatctttgggacaaacatctttcttttttatttatctttgctatgtaCATAGTTTATATCAATACCAAAGGCACCCTATTTTACCACATCTATTCTCTCTGGGTGTTAAAGTGATTGCCTGTGTATTCACACTAGAGTTACTAGAACAATACATtctgtccaatttttttaaataattacatatttttgtattaatatctttttatttattcactttacactctgctttctgccccctgacacctatattctttccccaatattgctggctgcttcttttctgtGGGAATATGTggcagctatctcaggtcatcccttcttctaccaaagctgagtgaccctgtcctggagaaaggtgctgagggtgctgggaatgaatgacttctgcttggctttcttcttgctccacttggctggctttgagcagttcttgcagaactgtccttgaacttggtactttGTCCGGATTGTCCGTAAGAAGCactggttttattaattattcttgaGAGTATATTTCCATCAAACCGAATCCCATCAGTATACTAACAATTACAGAGtaaatgagatatgagacatctattccaggagtttccatTTGTTCTCATGCCAGCAGTAGGgaagcccacaaagctggcaaaggtaGGTGAGGTCACACAGGAACCTgagagcatactgctgctttcctaaagaatgttctagaggattattatatctaaactcccatagattcatgtgcactggacaccaaagggctcaacatactttgcttttgtcactcagcttctccaagtattagaagtcccccaatttagagggatttgaaggtataagtaagtcccagtggctagaggtacctcaaaaaaatgtgtaagaacagagaactgcttgagaatcagaaagacaagagcaaagtcatagcccaataagaaaatctgagtaacaagccatcaagtgaaaactgaaagtagcagGCCATGCACCAGTAAGGTTGGTCCTTGGCTCTCAGGTAGATCTATCTGAAAATTTATGAGgaactccatattgatttccatagttgccatagcactttgcagtcccaccacAAATGGAAGAAAATTCCTCTTTTttcaaattctcaccaacatatgctttcacatgagtttttttttgatcttagcattcttcACTGGAAAGTATAACGCTGGACAccacctcagggtcattttggtaTTCATTTACCTGAAAACAAAGGACCttgcacacttcttcagtgcttctcagccattcaagatgtgttgttgtgaatgttgtgtttagttctctaccccatttttagattgtgttcttagctcttatgaaggttatctacttgagttctttataacataacaatagaacctgaggaaatccaaaacatcatcagatctcactacaaaaggctatactcaggaaaactgaaaatctgtatgaaataggcaacttcctagacaaataccaggtaccaaagttaaatcagaatcagattgaCGATGTAAACACTctcatttccctaaagaaatagaagcagtcataaatAGACTCCCAGCCCCAAAAAGTCCAGGAcctgacgggtttagtgcagagttctagcagaccttcgaagaagacctgattccaattctcctcaaactattccacaaaatagaaacagaaggtactctacccaattctttctatgaagccacaattactctgatacctaaaccacacaaagatccaagaaagaaagagaacttcagaccaatttcccttatgaccatggatgcaaaaatacttaataaaatcctcacaaaccgaatccaagaacacatcaagacaatcatccatcatgaccaagtaggcttcatcccagggatgcaggtatggtttaatatatgcaaatccatcagcgtaattcacaatataaacaaaatcaaagaaaaaaaaaaacacatgtatctcgttagatgctgagaaagcatttgacaaaatctaatacccattcatgatagaagtcttggaaagatcaggaattcaaggcccatacctaaacatgacaaaagcaatctacagaaaaccaccatcaaactaaatggagagaagctggaagcaatctcactaaaatcagcgactagacaaggatgcccactttctccctacctattcaatatagtacttgaagtcctagccagagcaattcgacaacaaaggaagatcgaggggatacaaattggaaaggaagaagtcaaactatcactatttgcagatgatatgatagtatgtataagtgaccctaataattccaccagagaactcctaatcctgataaacagcttcagtgcagtagctggatataaaattaactcaaacaaatgaatgccctttctctacacacaggataaacgggctgagaaagaaattagggaaacaacaccattcacaagagtcacaaacaatataaaataccttggtgtgactctaactaaggaagtgaaagatctgtatgataagaacttcaagtctgtgaagaaagaaattgaagaactcagaagatggaaagatcccccatgctcgtgggttggcaggattaatatagtcaaaatggctatcctgccaaaagcaatctacagattcaaacttccaactcaattcttcactgagttagaaaatgcaatttgcaaattcatctggaataataaaaaacctcagatagcaaaaactattctcaacaataaaagaacctcagggggaatcaccatgcctgacctcaagctgtagtacagagcaattgtgctaaaaactgcatggtactggtacagggacagacaggtagatcaatggaaaagaattgaagacccagtaatgaatccatacacctatggtcacttgatctttgacaaggaagctaaaactattcagtgggaaaaagacagcattttcaccaaatggtgctgccacaactggcagtcatgtagaagaatgcaaattgatccattcttatctccttaaacaaagctcaagtctaagtggatcacagaactccacataaaaccagagacactgaaacttagaggagaaattggggaaaagcctcaaagatatgggcacaaggaaaaagttcctgaatagaacagcaatggcttgtgctgtaagatcgagaatcgacaaatgggacctcacaaaattgcaaagcaaaagacactgcctctggtgtattctgggggtccagtttcctgaggttgcctgtttacattctttctgccagacatcaggacttcagtcattttccctctaccaataccagatcaggtttccctctccccaccccaactgCCCCCTACCatgttagggagggagggaaggacctgggagggaaagtgatcctgtttgtttaaaaatgactttcattatGACGTGTTAGACTTAGGACTAGCTCTGGATGCTGTATGCTGGCTCTCATGGGACTCTGTTACAGAACACTCCTCTGAAGTGCTCTAGGCATCCCTGCAGCAGAGGATCTGCCTGGGTTCATCCAGCTACCTCCTAAATCTTCTCTATCCAGAGAACACTATTCACTAGAAATAGGCAGAAACTGCAGAGACCCGGGTTCAAGGGTGGCAATCTCAGGTCTACAGGCAGTATTTCTAAATAAAAGTGTAGTTTCTTACAGCCATGGTTATGCACTCCTTTAAATCCCATCACGTAAAagttagaagcaggaggatctctgtgtgttcaaaaacAGCAAGCTCATAACATATCAGAGAGTTTGGAATGAAGGAAGACACTCACTGAGTATCAAACATATTGTTTCCTGGACAGAAGGTCCTGAAGACTAGATCCATGTAAACTCTGATgtgttctcttctggctgtgaccatcaggttgtccatgagcagaaagaagcccacaaaagtcactccacaggatcctcccaggctttgttcctacttcatctgAGAGACAACCCAGCaagatcagattttttttttattgcttgttcTTCTTCTGCATGACCAGGTCCTTCTGCTCAGCAGTACTATAGCCTTTGCTCCAGACTATCCTGTTCCTGATAATTAGAGTATGTGTTCTTAGTGGAGGGGTATcaaaaagcatgcacacactggAATAAAAATGCAAGTGTTTACAAAGGATACCAGTGGTTGATGATCAGCCAGGCAAGCAAAGCAGCCAGCTTCTGGGCGAAAGAGCAAACAGTATTTCAAGACAGAGGCTGAGAATGAAACCCAATGAGATCTTCTAGAAAATGATGAAAATGCATGAAAAAGTGcaagaaaaaaataccacatgcctatactatagaaaaaagaaaacatacacacacacaaaaacacacatatccacagcctatccaccacacacagaggatgtaaatgagagcaaaataccaaaaaagaaaGCACCTCGTGCTGCAAGAACACATTCGTTTAGTTATAGCATACCAGCAATTTGAGCGGTATCTTACACTATGCTAAACAAAAGGTGGAAGATACAATTGCTATGGTGAGCATGCTTTGCTTGGCCAGACTATGCTGAAGTGGTTGCATAAAATCTCCTCTTGCAATCTTAAATCTCTGACACCATGTCCCTAGCTTGTCAGAATCCCTACCCACATCCATAGTCATCCAGTCAACAGGAGAGtgcaatctacagaaaaggagAGTACTCCAGCCTCATTCACAAAAAACATGGCTAACACTCTGCTAGTCAGAGTTCTGTCAGTGTGAGTCCGTCCTGGGCAGATTAAAAAGATTGTCTTGAAATGTAGACAGCAAAGATGAGAAATGCCACATGTCACCCCAAAAAAGATGACATCAAGAACTGCTCATTTGGCATTTGCAAAGGGATTCACCCCACCCTTGCAAGCTGCTTCTCACATGTGAACTTATATGACTGATGCCAAGCAAATAAGCCACAAGCCCTGACTTGACTCACTTAAAGCTCTGTGCACTAAACCCTGTAGGCGTGTGGTGTATTATTGAACTGTACTCATCTTTGGGCTGAAGCATTAAGCAGAGGTGGATTTGCTTGCTGATAATCCACTTTCTCACAAGAAGCTCATTCCCCAGAAATATTTGTGCTTGGACATAGACCTGAACAATTGGCTGTCATGAGGTAGGTACTTGGATTGCTGTGTGGATGAGTAAGATGATGGATGAAAGCACAGGTAGGTGGATGAGCTGGTCTAGAAGTTACAAGGGCAGATGGAGCTAACCATTAGCCTGACAaagcttcctgtctctacctgctGTTCCTGACTCTGGAAGTCAATAGTCTCTTCCTGTTGGTCCTTATGGGGCCCCTTTAAGACACACAAGTACTGCTGCACCAGTGCCTCATCTTCCAGCACTTTCTTATTCCTGTGCCTCCTCAGCATGTCtaccttcttcttcagctgattCAGTTCCATCAGAAGGTGGCTCGGCAGGTTTCTGCAAACACCCTTTGCATAGAAagcccctgctctccttttcctattaacttatAAAGAAACACCATCAACCCCACCAGACCCTGGTTCTCAGGAAGACCTAGATAAGAACCCAGGACATCTAGGTGAGCTGCACTCAGATGACAAAAACtacagaacacaaattccagaaaCACTCATGCTACTTCCAAAAGTCCCAACACCAAGAGGGATCCATGTTTCCTAAAAAGAAGAAGTGGACTACAGTTGTCCCTATCTGTCCATCCTAATGGAGAAACATCACGAAGGAATGGGCAAAGGCACTatgaattggaaaggagaaacaaGGGGAATACTTGCTATACATGGGTCTGCTGGTAACTAGCTCTCTACAGATCCTGACTCAGCCCCGGGGGTCAAGAAGACCTCACATGATACAAATAGTTCTGTCTAGAGCAGAGTTTCTCAATCTACCAAATGCTGTGGATGATTTAATGCAGTGACTTCCCaaacataagattattttcattgctacttggtTACTATAATTTTTGTACTGTTATAAGCCATAATAGAAGTATCTGAGATAAAGGATTGTCTGATacacaacctctgtgaaagggtcctttgacaCTCACCCCACAAAGTGTTTCAACCCACAGGTTTACAACAGCAAATCTAAAGGCTCCTGTGTGAAGTGGCAGAAAGCTAGAACCAGAGCTGGAGAGTCTCCTGTGCAGGATCAAATGCAGAGATGGCAATTCTACAGCTCATGTGCTCCCAAGCAAGACAGACAGTTACCTATAGCAGCCTTTCTCTTTGCCAGGCCTTCAAATGTCTCTGAGGCCTCAGTGTACACATTCTGTAAGCTCTGCAGGTTCAGCATTACCTGCTTAGTCTCCACTTTCAATTTTTCATAGTAAGGATTTGATCTGTGGTTGGGCCTTACCCCAAGAgcaaagagtcccaagaacaCAGGCTTCAAGGGTCACCTGAATCCAGGATGGATTCTGAACTATCCAAGCTCACAGTATGTTACCTTCTACCTCCTATGTACTAGGATCATCTAAGCTTATTAATCTTGCTCTTTTGTCCATATGTCTCCAGAGGCTGGGTAT comes from the Mus musculus strain C57BL/6J chromosome 14, GRCm38.p6 C57BL/6J genome and includes:
- the Gm3248 gene encoding uncharacterized protein Gm3248, whose protein sequence is MRKISNDMEEMCGILDLYIYEDLNYRMNTEFNIIKSQHEKTILDMNKMIQSIIGSMQYSKELIEDNYSYSIKEDHLLRECTQLHENVRILLNENRRLLVEQAGHKLSHGEEKRFCEEASKNICASSAKEQQCLLSSRKQNMAQTTT